A region from the Campylobacter blaseri genome encodes:
- a CDS encoding DUF692 family multinuclear iron-containing protein → MEKLQGCGLGLRREFLVEALSSDFKPDFWEITPENWIQMPYHHRENFEKIVSQNKIVAHGVSLSIGSNKKPSKKFLKDLREFLDKYNIKEYSEHISFSHVDFSQSYELLPICLNKKSLNLLNDRVNYVQDELGRKLILENATYYYKVQEKMSEVEFINKLVEKSGVGILLDVNNVYVNSVNHNFDAQKFIDDLDKSTIAYIHIAGHFNDRESGFLVDTHGKNVTKKVWELLAYTLEQKKVPCMIERDNNIPSLDELGKEFEKMKQIYESVK, encoded by the coding sequence ATGGAAAAATTACAAGGTTGTGGTTTAGGACTTAGAAGAGAATTTTTGGTTGAGGCTCTAAGTAGCGACTTTAAACCTGATTTTTGGGAGATAACTCCCGAAAATTGGATACAAATGCCCTATCATCACAGAGAAAACTTTGAAAAAATAGTCTCTCAAAACAAAATAGTAGCTCATGGAGTGTCTTTATCTATTGGCTCAAATAAAAAACCATCTAAAAAGTTTTTAAAAGACCTTAGAGAGTTTTTAGATAAATATAATATCAAAGAGTATTCAGAGCATATAAGTTTTTCGCATGTTGATTTTTCACAAAGTTATGAACTATTACCTATTTGTTTAAATAAAAAGTCGCTAAATTTATTAAACGACAGAGTTAACTATGTCCAAGATGAATTAGGTAGAAAGCTTATACTTGAAAATGCTACATATTATTATAAAGTGCAAGAAAAAATGAGTGAAGTTGAGTTTATAAATAAGCTTGTAGAAAAAAGCGGTGTTGGAATTTTACTAGATGTAAATAATGTATATGTAAACTCAGTTAACCATAATTTTGATGCACAAAAATTTATAGATGATTTGGACAAGTCAACCATTGCTTACATTCATATAGCAGGTCATTTTAATGACAGAGAATCTGGATTTTTGGTTGATACTCATGGGAAAAATGTGACAAAAAAAGTTTGGGAACTCCTAGCTTATACATTAGAACAGAAAAAAGTTCCGTGTATGATAGAAAGAGATAACAATATTCCAAGCTTAGATGAACTAGGTAAAGAATTTGAGAAAATGAAACAAATATATGAAAGTGTAAAATGA
- a CDS encoding c-type cytochrome, with protein sequence MKIVKILAKFGLLMAILSSFAIAENSIKMSDIPQDETLQRGKKVYDYWCLPCHGANMPGTNALVVLYKDSGIPTELTKRTDLVPELVEFFVREGKHSMPFFRKTEINDEDMKALSEYLSNPKN encoded by the coding sequence ATGAAAATAGTTAAAATTTTAGCCAAATTTGGACTTTTAATGGCAATTTTAAGTAGCTTTGCAATAGCTGAAAATAGCATAAAAATGTCCGATATTCCACAAGATGAAACTTTACAAAGAGGTAAAAAGGTTTATGATTATTGGTGTTTGCCGTGTCATGGTGCAAATATGCCAGGAACAAATGCACTTGTTGTGCTTTATAAAGATAGTGGCATTCCAACTGAACTTACAAAAAGAACAGATTTAGTTCCTGAATTAGTTGAGTTTTTTGTAAGAGAGGGCAAGCATAGTATGCCATTTTTTAGAAAAACCGAGATAAATGATGAAGATATGAAAGCTCTTAGCGAGTATCTCTCAAACCCTAAAAATTAA
- a CDS encoding putative DNA-binding domain-containing protein: MKDLQKDFFYKISRRKPSEDKAITLYQNLVFQRYYEILSNAYPIFASIIPDDKFKKMVQDFLEFGARNEYVWKMPKEFGKYLTSSKKYKNLPYTKDLLWFEWIEIELFMKNYDDFEKSKFSLKSNYILNKNAKIKKLKYKVHLKDLENKEKCALLAYYDTQSKIVIYRELSLSMYEFIKLMKHNSFKKSSKIICKKYDLEKKESKKILKKALKELVNLGVLIKRINSDTNIK; encoded by the coding sequence ATGAAAGATTTACAAAAAGATTTTTTTTACAAAATAAGCAGAAGAAAACCAAGCGAAGATAAAGCTATAACTTTATATCAAAATTTGGTTTTTCAAAGATATTATGAAATTTTATCAAATGCTTATCCTATATTTGCTAGTATTATACCTGATGACAAATTTAAAAAAATGGTTCAAGATTTTTTAGAATTTGGTGCAAGGAATGAGTATGTTTGGAAAATGCCAAAAGAATTTGGAAAATATCTGACTTCTAGCAAGAAATACAAAAACTTGCCTTATACAAAAGACTTATTATGGTTTGAGTGGATAGAAATAGAATTATTTATGAAAAACTATGATGATTTTGAAAAATCAAAATTTTCTTTAAAATCTAATTATATTTTAAATAAAAATGCTAAAATAAAAAAGTTAAAATATAAAGTTCATTTAAAAGATTTAGAAAACAAGGAGAAATGTGCATTATTAGCCTATTATGATACTCAAAGTAAAATAGTTATCTATAGGGAATTGTCCTTATCTATGTATGAGTTTATAAAGTTGATGAAGCATAACTCTTTCAAAAAAAGTAGTAAAATCATATGCAAAAAATATGATTTAGAAAAAAAAGAGAGTAAAAAAATACTAAAAAAAGCCCTAAAAGAACTTGTAAATTTAGGTGTTTTAATAAAAAGGATAAATAGTGACACAAATATTAAATAA
- a CDS encoding DoxX family protein yields the protein MTQILNKVNNCLNNLQSVGLFFARMLLAYGFYEPAINKFSDIQGISTWFASLGIPFPLLNAYAATYTEIFGVILLVLGLFTRYISFLLIMVLTVAIMTVHFANGFSVGNNGFEIPLYYISFLIILMGFGAGKISLDHIIKRKFYENTAS from the coding sequence GTGACACAAATATTAAATAAAGTCAATAATTGCTTAAATAATCTGCAAAGCGTGGGATTATTTTTTGCTAGAATGTTGTTAGCTTATGGATTTTATGAGCCAGCAATAAATAAATTTTCTGATATTCAAGGAATATCTACATGGTTTGCAAGTCTTGGAATTCCTTTTCCACTACTTAATGCATATGCAGCAACATATACTGAAATTTTTGGGGTAATCTTATTAGTTTTAGGACTATTTACTAGATATATTTCATTTTTATTAATTATGGTTTTAACCGTTGCTATAATGACAGTTCATTTTGCAAATGGTTTTAGTGTTGGAAACAATGGATTTGAAATACCACTATACTACATATCATTTTTGATTATTTTGATGGGTTTTGGAGCAGGAAAAATAAGCTTAGATCATATAATCAAAAGAAAATTTTATGAAAATACTGCTTCTTGA
- a CDS encoding response regulator transcription factor: MKILLLEDDALLSDLISTHLIEQNYEVDTFDDGEKALESIENKKYDMFIFDINVPKISGLDLLKNIRDYDITIPTIIITAYQDTGNLKKGFCYGCDDYIKKPFDLEELSQRVINLSKRFGIDKNHIIDMKTHTLDLINHTIEKDKNTYEISKKEAEILYYLYNNSKRVVSFDELFQNIWYCDEYPSQITIRVYIKNLRNIVGKDKIKTLRGLGYIYE; the protein is encoded by the coding sequence ATGAAAATACTGCTTCTTGAGGACGATGCGTTATTATCTGATTTAATTTCAACTCATCTAATAGAGCAAAATTATGAGGTTGATACATTTGATGATGGGGAAAAAGCATTAGAAAGTATAGAAAATAAAAAATATGATATGTTTATATTTGATATAAATGTTCCAAAAATTTCTGGCTTAGATTTGCTAAAAAATATAAGAGATTATGATATAACTATACCAACTATTATAATAACGGCTTATCAAGATACTGGGAATCTCAAAAAAGGCTTTTGTTACGGTTGTGATGACTATATAAAAAAGCCTTTTGACTTAGAAGAGTTAAGCCAAAGAGTTATAAATTTATCAAAAAGATTTGGAATTGATAAAAATCATATAATAGATATGAAAACACACACTCTTGATTTAATAAACCATACTATTGAAAAAGATAAAAATACCTATGAAATTTCAAAAAAAGAGGCTGAAATTTTGTATTATTTATATAATAACAGCAAAAGAGTTGTAAGTTTTGATGAATTATTTCAGAATATATGGTATTGTGACGAATACCCTAGCCAAATTACAATAAGAGTATATATAAAAAATTTGAGAAATATTGTAGGTAAGGATAAAATAAAAACTTTGCGAGGTTTAGGCTACATATATGAATAA
- a CDS encoding tetratricopeptide repeat protein has protein sequence MKKFILIGLFILTSCFGNTADELKARCEIADGNSCHTLGLWHNYGSKEDVEYNKTKSEFFIKKACNLGLGKACYDLIVVLGGNGRTEEEKMDIYKKGCDLDDEFSCEILGDLHYPYNNSKQDFNKSKYYYEKACKINPVNSSCEKMAFYSIQNPEFSKLNLNKALSILKENCNFYKKRGNCSYFNYACNLQSLRDKLQEECNLNKGYACGNLGLIYYMEEKENKDYKAILNLYQKGCDLKDGDSCSYLADYYFNNKQSDKATKILQNSCERGDLKQCGFLGNIYFIGKLTQTDYIKAEKYYIKNCELKTKNYCKTLISLYEESEKDPNNIKELFEQKCSLGNGNFCGLLGEMYETGYFLDENFSKALEFYNKANSLGHTEYYFNLDWLQTINKNINFEKILNICDKKLCYEFAKEYESSYNIGDEKALENMKQLYEKGCDLGDGNSCVELGYINYNDITKVKELYKKSCDLNNSKGCFILGYLYENGAGITKDMNIAKKMYEKACNLGNKISCAKIDKLK, from the coding sequence ATGAAAAAATTTATTTTAATAGGATTATTTATCTTAACTAGTTGTTTTGGAAATACAGCTGATGAATTAAAGGCAAGATGTGAAATTGCAGATGGTAACTCGTGCCATACCTTAGGATTATGGCACAACTATGGAAGCAAAGAAGATGTAGAATATAATAAAACAAAATCAGAGTTTTTTATTAAAAAAGCTTGCAATTTGGGGCTAGGAAAAGCTTGCTATGATTTGATTGTAGTGTTAGGTGGAAATGGAAGAACAGAAGAAGAAAAAATGGATATTTATAAAAAAGGGTGTGATTTAGATGATGAATTCTCTTGTGAGATACTAGGAGATTTGCACTATCCATATAATAATAGCAAACAAGATTTTAATAAGTCAAAATATTATTATGAAAAAGCTTGCAAGATAAATCCTGTAAATTCATCTTGCGAAAAAATGGCATTTTATTCTATACAAAATCCAGAATTTAGCAAATTAAATCTAAATAAAGCATTATCTATCTTAAAAGAAAATTGTAATTTTTATAAAAAGAGAGGAAATTGTAGCTATTTCAATTATGCTTGTAATTTACAATCTTTAAGAGATAAATTACAAGAAGAGTGTAATTTAAACAAAGGTTATGCATGTGGAAATTTAGGATTAATTTATTATATGGAAGAAAAAGAAAATAAAGATTATAAAGCTATATTAAATTTATACCAAAAAGGCTGTGATTTAAAAGATGGAGATTCTTGTTCCTACTTGGCTGATTATTATTTTAATAATAAACAAAGCGACAAAGCAACTAAAATACTCCAAAATAGTTGCGAAAGAGGAGATTTAAAACAATGTGGCTTTTTGGGAAATATATATTTTATTGGCAAACTTACACAAACAGATTATATAAAAGCAGAGAAGTATTATATTAAAAATTGTGAATTAAAAACCAAAAACTATTGCAAAACATTAATTTCGTTGTATGAGGAAAGTGAAAAAGATCCAAACAATATAAAAGAGCTATTTGAACAGAAATGTTCCTTAGGAAATGGTAATTTTTGTGGGTTATTAGGTGAAATGTATGAGACTGGTTACTTCTTAGATGAAAATTTTAGTAAAGCTCTTGAGTTTTACAATAAAGCCAATTCCCTAGGACATACCGAGTATTATTTTAACCTTGACTGGTTGCAAACAATAAACAAAAATATAAATTTTGAAAAAATTTTAAACATATGTGATAAAAAATTATGTTATGAATTTGCAAAAGAGTATGAAAGTTCTTATAATATTGGTGATGAAAAAGCTCTTGAAAATATGAAACAACTTTACGAGAAAGGTTGTGATTTGGGTGATGGAAACTCGTGTGTAGAGCTAGGATATATAAATTATAATGATATAACTAAAGTAAAAGAATTATATAAAAAAAGTTGTGATTTAAATAATTCCAAAGGTTGTTTTATTCTAGGGTATTTATATGAAAATGGTGCAGGTATTACCAAAGATATGAACATTGCTAAAAAAATGTATGAAAAAGCTTGCAACTTAGGAAATAAAATATCTTGTGCTAAAATAGATAAATTAAAATAA
- the tpx gene encoding thiol peroxidase, with translation MANITVGGNVANLVGNEVNVGDLAPVVELAAKDLSSIKVGGVSDKIQILAVVPSLDTEVCATETRKFNQSVAGKDNVKLTVISMDLPFAMGRFCSTEGIENIQVGSDFRNKDFANAYGVLIKDGALAGLSARAIFIVNKDGKIIHKEIVSEVTNEPNYETIQKIIKENGGCSTGGCSL, from the coding sequence ATGGCAAATATAACAGTAGGCGGAAATGTAGCAAATTTAGTAGGAAATGAAGTAAATGTAGGTGATTTAGCGCCAGTTGTAGAACTTGCAGCAAAAGATCTCTCATCTATAAAAGTTGGTGGTGTTAGTGATAAAATTCAAATTCTAGCAGTAGTTCCATCTTTAGATACAGAAGTTTGTGCGACAGAAACAAGAAAATTTAACCAAAGTGTAGCAGGCAAAGACAATGTTAAACTAACTGTCATATCTATGGATTTACCATTTGCAATGGGTAGATTTTGCTCAACCGAAGGTATAGAAAACATCCAAGTTGGAAGTGATTTTAGAAATAAAGATTTTGCAAATGCTTATGGTGTTTTAATAAAAGATGGGGCACTTGCTGGACTTAGTGCAAGAGCTATTTTTATTGTTAATAAAGATGGAAAAATTATCCATAAAGAGATAGTAAGCGAGGTTACAAATGAGCCAAACTACGAAACTATCCAAAAAATTATTAAAGAAAATGGTGGTTGTTCTACGGGTGGTTGTTCTTTATAA
- a CDS encoding tetratricopeptide repeat protein, translating to MREIILIGFFILTSCFGMSELEQKCEFGDGNACKSLALQNRHKIKTNETLELSKNYFIKAVEIYKEKCEIGDYSYCSQLADAYKYGEGVEMDTAKADELYSKVEAHYKEKCNEGDTKNCNIIINLYKYGIIENGSSNLDGLYKQLVQIHTKKCEMGDGDSCEELIKLYNSNGEEKKYINDADKLYKKAFEGYMKNCNLEDANSCYKLSNIYGMGNPAVEHNLTKSNLYFDKSVQIYKKQCEANNGDSCNKIVGLYANNPTPDMKRVDEFSKKTIKAHENACETGDSFACSKLAYIYGYGQIVNLSKSVEFAKKACKLGDELKSPFFCKRLNK from the coding sequence ATGAGAGAAATAATTTTAATAGGATTTTTTATCTTAACTAGTTGTTTTGGAATGAGTGAATTAGAGCAAAAGTGCGAATTTGGTGATGGAAATGCCTGTAAGTCTTTGGCGCTTCAAAACAGACATAAAATAAAAACTAATGAAACACTAGAGTTGTCAAAAAACTATTTTATAAAAGCAGTTGAAATTTATAAAGAAAAATGTGAAATAGGGGATTATAGTTATTGTTCGCAATTGGCCGATGCTTATAAATACGGAGAAGGTGTCGAGATGGACACGGCAAAAGCAGATGAACTATATAGCAAAGTAGAGGCGCATTATAAAGAAAAATGTAATGAAGGCGATACTAAAAATTGCAACATAATTATAAATTTATATAAATATGGAATTATTGAGAATGGATCTTCAAATTTAGATGGTCTATATAAACAATTAGTTCAAATACACACAAAAAAATGTGAAATGGGCGATGGAGATTCATGCGAAGAGTTAATTAAACTTTATAATAGTAATGGCGAAGAAAAAAAATATATAAATGATGCAGATAAGCTTTATAAGAAGGCTTTTGAAGGTTATATGAAAAATTGTAATCTAGAAGACGCTAACTCTTGCTATAAATTATCTAATATATATGGTATGGGAAATCCTGCGGTAGAGCATAATTTAACTAAATCTAATTTATACTTTGATAAATCAGTTCAAATTTATAAAAAACAGTGTGAGGCTAATAATGGAGATTCTTGTAATAAAATAGTAGGCTTATATGCAAATAATCCAACACCAGATATGAAACGCGTAGATGAATTTTCTAAAAAAACTATAAAGGCACATGAAAATGCTTGTGAAACAGGAGATAGTTTTGCTTGTAGTAAGTTAGCATATATTTACGGATATGGACAAATTGTAAATTTAAGTAAATCAGTAGAATTTGCTAAAAAAGCCTGCAAGTTAGGCGATGAATTAAAGTCACCTTTTTTTTGTAAAAGATTAAATAAATAA
- the ypfJ gene encoding KPN_02809 family neutral zinc metallopeptidase yields MKWRDRRQSNNVEDRRGEQVRAGMNLQAIIPIARFLLQTKIGKIVLIIGVIAYFLGFNPLSMLNLSAPATSNQAITKNDEEQAKFIATILAETEDVWNNIFAKNSSKYVEPNLVLFRGVVNSGCGFASSQVGPFYCPNDQKIYIDLNFFNELAKRYNAPGDFANAYVLAHEVGHHVQYLTGTLKKAEELKKQTSDKARKNAIQVKVELQADCYAGIWAHYVHFEKNLLEDGDIDEALNAANMIGDDALQRKARGYVVPDSFTHGTSKQRKEWFYKGFKSGNLKNCNTKI; encoded by the coding sequence ATGAAATGGCGTGATAGAAGGCAAAGTAATAATGTAGAAGATAGAAGAGGTGAGCAAGTAAGAGCTGGAATGAACTTGCAAGCAATTATACCAATTGCAAGATTTCTACTACAAACAAAAATAGGCAAAATTGTATTAATAATCGGTGTTATAGCGTATTTCTTGGGCTTTAACCCTCTTTCAATGTTAAATTTATCTGCCCCTGCAACCTCAAATCAAGCCATTACTAAAAACGATGAGGAACAAGCTAAATTTATAGCAACTATTCTAGCAGAAACTGAAGATGTTTGGAATAATATTTTTGCAAAAAATAGTTCAAAATATGTTGAGCCAAATTTAGTTCTGTTTCGTGGTGTTGTAAATAGTGGTTGTGGCTTTGCAAGCTCACAAGTTGGACCATTTTATTGTCCAAATGATCAAAAAATATACATTGACCTAAACTTTTTTAATGAGTTAGCAAAAAGATATAATGCTCCTGGAGATTTTGCTAATGCTTATGTTTTAGCCCATGAAGTTGGGCATCATGTGCAGTATTTAACAGGTACTTTAAAAAAGGCAGAGGAGCTAAAAAAACAGACATCAGACAAAGCTCGTAAAAATGCTATTCAAGTAAAAGTAGAACTTCAAGCTGATTGCTATGCTGGAATTTGGGCACATTATGTTCATTTTGAAAAAAATCTTCTTGAAGATGGCGACATAGATGAGGCTTTAAATGCTGCTAATATGATAGGAGATGACGCTTTGCAAAGAAAGGCTAGGGGCTATGTTGTGCCTGATTCTTTTACACATGGAACTTCAAAACAGAGAAAAGAGTGGTTTTATAAGGGCTTTAAAAGCGGAAATTTAAAAAACTGTAACACAAAAATATAA
- a CDS encoding FAD-binding oxidoreductase — protein MILPIGVSEANFKTAIEKFKKAIGEKWVFDKEEDIKLYRDAYSPEWDEPTEPIPSLAVAPKDTAEVQAIVKIANEYKIPLFPISTGKNLGYGSSAPNRRGDVVVDLKRMNKIIEVDDKRNFCILEPGVSYFDFYEYCEKNNLNVMMDIPDPGWGSPVGNALDHGWGYTYGMYRDHFGAHCGMEVVLANGEVMRTGMGALPNAKTFAENKYGYGAYVDGLFAQSNFGIVTKMGFWLMPKPEFYALYSLTTPRREDIIPMVEILNYLEDSFIIGWPLYRSPLNPPHGKEMNPELKSYLTSNGGKPDLEKIQNYALKNKIPYWQIDIPIYGNKDSVKANAEYIKKRFSVIDGSKLELVQEFSLPLSKDDIEKLKHKVSLGIPSMEIFWLSTRGEKLDPQDGHVWFSPIIPRDGKELLKCQDVYIDVFHELGMPSPITPFAHPRSWMYRAFCFMLGFGNSRTDIEHNKKMRIAYRKMIEVAADNGWGDYRAAPTFQDDVYDVYSYNDHILKKFIEKLKDAIDPNGIMAPGRGGIWPKSLREAKNGGAK, from the coding sequence ATGATACTTCCAATAGGAGTTAGCGAAGCTAATTTTAAAACTGCTATAGAAAAATTTAAAAAAGCCATAGGAGAAAAATGGGTATTTGATAAAGAAGAAGATATCAAACTCTATAGAGATGCGTATTCTCCAGAATGGGACGAACCAACTGAACCAATACCTTCACTTGCTGTTGCACCAAAAGATACTGCTGAGGTTCAAGCTATTGTAAAGATTGCAAATGAGTATAAAATTCCACTCTTTCCAATCTCAACAGGTAAGAATTTAGGATATGGTTCATCTGCTCCAAATCGCCGTGGAGATGTGGTTGTTGATCTAAAAAGAATGAACAAAATTATAGAAGTTGATGATAAAAGAAATTTCTGTATTTTGGAGCCAGGAGTTAGTTATTTTGACTTTTATGAATATTGTGAGAAAAATAACCTAAATGTAATGATGGATATTCCAGATCCAGGTTGGGGGAGTCCTGTCGGAAATGCACTAGATCACGGCTGGGGCTATACATATGGAATGTATAGAGATCACTTTGGTGCACATTGTGGTATGGAAGTTGTGCTTGCAAATGGTGAAGTTATGAGAACAGGTATGGGAGCATTGCCAAATGCTAAAACATTTGCCGAAAATAAATATGGATATGGTGCTTATGTGGACGGCCTTTTTGCTCAATCAAATTTTGGAATAGTTACAAAAATGGGATTTTGGCTTATGCCAAAGCCTGAATTTTATGCACTTTATAGCCTTACAACTCCACGCCGTGAAGATATAATTCCAATGGTTGAAATTTTAAACTATTTGGAAGACTCTTTTATTATAGGTTGGCCACTTTATAGAAGCCCTTTAAACCCACCTCACGGCAAAGAGATGAATCCTGAGTTAAAATCTTATCTTACTTCAAATGGTGGAAAACCTGATCTTGAAAAGATTCAAAACTATGCTTTAAAGAATAAAATTCCATATTGGCAAATTGACATTCCAATTTATGGAAACAAAGACTCTGTTAAAGCAAATGCAGAGTATATCAAAAAGCGTTTTAGTGTAATAGATGGTTCAAAACTTGAGTTAGTTCAGGAATTTTCACTTCCTTTAAGTAAAGATGATATTGAAAAACTTAAACATAAAGTTTCTCTTGGAATTCCAAGTATGGAAATTTTTTGGCTTAGCACAAGGGGTGAAAAACTTGACCCTCAAGATGGACATGTTTGGTTCTCTCCTATAATTCCACGAGATGGAAAAGAGCTTTTAAAATGTCAAGATGTTTATATAGATGTGTTTCACGAGCTTGGTATGCCTTCGCCAATTACTCCTTTTGCTCATCCTAGAAGTTGGATGTATAGGGCATTTTGTTTTATGCTAGGTTTTGGAAACTCAAGAACAGATATAGAGCATAACAAAAAAATGAGAATAGCATATCGTAAAATGATAGAAGTAGCTGCAGATAATGGTTGGGGCGATTATAGAGCTGCACCTACATTCCAAGATGATGTTTATGATGTATATTCTTATAATGATCATATTTTAAAGAAATTTATAGAAAAATTAAAAGACGCAATAGATCCAAATGGTATTATGGCTCCTGGTCGTGGAGGAATTTGGCCAAAATCTCTAAGAGAAGCCAAAAACGGAGGTGCAAAATGA